The sequence below is a genomic window from Flectobacillus major DSM 103.
GCCATCCTGAAGTAGATGTTGTACTCATTTCGTTGCCCAATCATTTACACGAAATTGCAGTAGAGCTTTGTGCCAAAGCTAAGAAGCACGTGCTTTGTACAAAACCTCTTGGCCGAACAGCCGCCGAGGCAGAACGAATGCTACATTTGGTAGAAGAAGCTGGAATCTTTGGAGGGTATCTCGAAGACCTATGTTATACTCCAAAATTCTTGAAGTCGCTGGTGAGTATACAACAAGGAAATATAGGTCGGGTGCTTTGGACTAAATCAAGGGAAACTCACCCTGGCCCTCATAGCGATTGGTTTTGGGACAAAGAAAAATCGGGTGGTGGAGCTATCATAGATTTGGCCTGTCATTGCGTAGAAATTGGTCGAAATTTTATTGGAAAAGACATCAAACCCGTAGAAGTAATGTGTTGGGCAGATACCCAAGTGCATCCTATAGAAGCCGAAGACCATGCCATAGGTTTGGTAAAATACGAAAATGGAGCAATCGGGCAGTTTGAAGTAAGTTGGAGCTTTAGGGGTGGTATGGATCTGCGTGATGAGGTAGTTGGTACTGAGGGTTCTATTTGGCTAAATAATTTTTTACGAACTGGCTTTGAGGTATTTAGCACGGGTAATGGTGCAGGATATGTAG
It includes:
- a CDS encoding Gfo/Idh/MocA family protein, coding for MKIAMLGSGFIARFYASSLHSQRRKDFIYSVYSRNIDKAKRFADDFHLQHFTDNMEEAIGHPEVDVVLISLPNHLHEIAVELCAKAKKHVLCTKPLGRTAAEAERMLHLVEEAGIFGGYLEDLCYTPKFLKSLVSIQQGNIGRVLWTKSRETHPGPHSDWFWDKEKSGGGAIIDLACHCVEIGRNFIGKDIKPVEVMCWADTQVHPIEAEDHAIGLVKYENGAIGQFEVSWSFRGGMDLRDEVVGTEGSIWLNNFLRTGFEVFSTGNGAGYVAEKAEINKGWLFPVGDEAHELGYPNMFTDMFDAIENQRQPQETFYDGYVVNAILDAAFVSAKTKQWEAVKLPIWRGLVGQTPPSVYKEYDADHWLIKEELLPNGDKKVILKKKTNGEVIEIETLSNL